A single genomic interval of Puntigrus tetrazona isolate hp1 chromosome 1, ASM1883169v1, whole genome shotgun sequence harbors:
- the LOC122351754 gene encoding probable RNA-binding protein 46 yields MDEGSTSQPSDNSKMDSSKEAALLALMDRTGYSMVQENGQRKFGGPPPGWEGPPPPRGCEVFVGKIPRDMYEDELVPVFERAGGIYEFRLMMEFSGENRGYAFVMYTTREGAQRAIQLLDNYEIRPGKFIGVCVSLDNCRLFIGSIPKDKKKEEIQEEMMKVTEGVVDVIVYPSAVDRMKNRGFAFVEYESHKAAAMARRKLIPGTFQLWGHTIQVDWAEPEKELDEETMQRVRVLYVRNLMLSTTEEALRSEFSRLKPGSVERVKKLTDYAFIHFYNREDALNALESMNGKVIDGSSIEVTLAKPVNKDGNKRFGSRCSYSGVAPAGNYCDSNFLIQSRDDVTIGLGTGAISDGLNAHPLGLQPPLGSPYAVDFDHCVYPFLPGSTLVPVGLNTLKPSQLSSAVSLLDYYCHKNDWSLPEYHLYSLVGQEGKMLLIYKVFISSTRSSFMPDKACTILEDAKELAAQNALWNLDCSISSPGSPVNVSPPAPSGSGFLSFGCRSLPYPAYPIASISPPLSISCSSAQRLFIPNHSSFL; encoded by the exons GTTGGGAGGGCCCTCCTCCTCCAAGAGGCTGTGAGGTGTTTGTGGGTAAAATCCCAAGAGATATGTATGAAGACGAGCTGGTCCCTGTTTTTGAGCGGGCCGGTGGTATCTATGAATTCCGTCTGATGATGGAGTTTAGCGGGGAGAACCGTGGCTACGCCTTCGTCATGTACACCACCCGAGAGGGAGCCCAACGAGCCATCCAGCTTCTGGACAACTACGAAATCCGTCCTGGGAAGTTCATAGGGGTATGTGTAAGTCTGGACAACTGTCGCCTTTTTATTGGCTCCATCCCGAAAGACAAGAAAAAGGAGGAGATCCAAGAGGAGATGATGAAG GTGACCGAAGGGGTTGTGGATGTGATTGTGTATCCCAGTGCAGTGGACAGGATGAAGAATCGTGGCTTTGCCTTTGTTGAGTATGAATCCCACAAAGCAGCTGCCATGGCTCGCAGGAAACTCATACCAG GAACATTTCAGCTGTGGGGTCACACCATTCAGGTTGACTGGGCCGAACCAGAAAAGGAATTGGATGAGGAAACCATGCAGCGAGTGCGAGTCCTCTATGTTCGTAATCTCATGCTGAGCACCACGGAAGAGGCGCTTCGCTCTGAGTTCTCTCGCCTGAAACCTGGCTCTGTGGAACGTGTTAAGAAGCTGACGGATTATGCCTTTATACACTTCTATAATCGTGAGGATGCCCTAAATGCTCTTGAGTCCATGAATGGGAAAGTTATTGATGGCTCGTCCATTGAGGTCACTCTTGCCAAGCCTGTCAACAAAGATGGTAACAAAAGATTTGGGTCGCGGTGTAGCTATAGTGGAGTGGCACCTGCCGGAAATTACTGTGATTCCAACTTCTTGATCCAGAGCAGAGATGATGTGACCATTGGCTTGGGAACAGGAGCAATAAGTGATGGTTTAAATGCACACCCTCTTGGCCTTCAACCTCCTTTGGGCAGCCCGTATGCGGTAGACTTTGATCACTGTGTCTATCCATTCCTGCCTGGATCCACTTTGGTCCCAGTCGGCCTGAACACCCTGAAGCCCAGCCAGTTGAGCTCAGCTGTATCATTGCTTGATTACTACTGCCACAAGAATGACTGGTCTCTGCCAGAGTATCATCTCTACTCCCTTGTTGGACAAGAGGGAAAAATGCTGCTCATCTACAAAGTGTTCATCAGCAGCACCAGGAGCAGCTTCATGCCTGATAAAGCCTGCACTATACTGGAGGACGCCAAGGAGCTTGCTGCTCAGAATGCGCTCTGGAACCTGG ATTGCTCTATCAGCTCTCCTGGCTCCCCTGTGAATGTTTCTCCTCCTGCACCTTCTGGCTCTGGTTTCCTGTCCTTTGGATGTAGGTCTCTGCCTTACCCAGCATACCCCATCGCCTCCATCTCTCCTCCCCTGTCCATCTCCTGCTCTTCTGCCCAAAGACTCTTCATCCCCAACCATTCATCCTTCCTGTAG